A genome region from Clostridium sp. JN-9 includes the following:
- a CDS encoding ABC transporter ATP-binding protein, translated as MNKIRSLFKYTNKYRKRYLIGLIFLISVDLLQLVPAKLIGFITDNISRGTATPKLLMKYIILIIVVAVLMAVGRFVWRIFIVGTSRYVEYDMRNIFFTHLQKLSLNFFNKNKTGDLMALATNDLNAVRMALGPGVIMMTDSIVLSIATLIIMLTINVKLTLLSLIPLPFISLIALKFGGSIHKKFMRVQENFSKLTDMVQENFSGIRVIKSFVQEAEECKRFTKENQKYFDANMDFIKVWGLFSPLIEFVASLSFVLLIGIGGISVIYGQISLGDFISFNMYLGNLVWPMMAIGWVINIIQRGFASLERIEKVLSEKPEILDCDAYNFASLQGDIEIKDLTFYYEKSSVPALKNINLKIPKGSTLGIIGRTGSGKTTLVNLLLRLYNVEPGKISFNGLDINKIPLKTLRENIGFVSQDAFLFSTSIAENINLPCEDFNMDKIEEASKNADIYDDIIEFPEGYNQVVGERGVTLSGGQKQRISIARALIKDPEILIFDDCLSAVDAKTEVKILGNLKRIMSEKTSLIISHRISAVKDSNLIAVLDEGEIKELGTHEELLDLKGLYYDIYEKQLLEEKIAEEGDIV; from the coding sequence ATGAATAAAATCAGATCTTTATTTAAATACACCAATAAATATAGGAAAAGATACTTAATTGGGCTTATCTTTTTAATTTCTGTTGATCTTTTACAGCTTGTCCCGGCAAAATTAATAGGTTTCATTACAGATAACATTTCAAGGGGAACTGCTACTCCAAAGCTATTGATGAAATACATAATCTTGATAATAGTAGTAGCTGTTCTTATGGCAGTTGGAAGATTTGTCTGGAGAATATTTATAGTTGGCACATCCAGATATGTTGAATATGACATGAGAAATATCTTTTTTACTCACCTGCAGAAGCTTTCATTAAATTTCTTTAATAAAAATAAAACCGGCGATTTAATGGCTCTTGCTACTAATGATTTAAATGCAGTGAGGATGGCTCTTGGTCCCGGGGTAATAATGATGACAGATTCTATTGTACTTTCCATAGCTACTCTTATAATAATGCTTACTATAAATGTAAAATTAACTTTGCTGTCTCTTATTCCTCTGCCATTTATTTCTCTTATAGCTCTTAAATTCGGCGGCAGCATTCATAAAAAATTTATGAGAGTTCAGGAGAATTTTTCAAAGCTCACAGATATGGTTCAGGAAAATTTTTCAGGCATAAGAGTAATTAAATCCTTTGTTCAGGAAGCCGAGGAATGTAAAAGGTTTACAAAAGAAAATCAAAAATACTTTGATGCAAATATGGACTTTATAAAAGTATGGGGGTTGTTTTCTCCATTAATCGAATTTGTTGCATCACTAAGCTTTGTTCTCTTAATTGGAATAGGAGGGATATCCGTAATTTATGGACAAATATCTCTTGGTGATTTTATTTCATTTAATATGTATCTTGGTAATTTAGTTTGGCCAATGATGGCAATTGGCTGGGTAATTAATATTATTCAAAGGGGCTTTGCTTCACTTGAAAGAATTGAAAAGGTGCTTTCCGAAAAACCGGAAATTCTTGATTGTGATGCTTACAATTTCGCTTCTCTTCAGGGTGATATAGAAATAAAAGATTTAACATTTTATTACGAAAAAAGCAGTGTACCTGCATTAAAAAATATAAATCTAAAAATACCCAAGGGAAGTACTCTTGGTATTATAGGCAGGACTGGAAGCGGAAAAACCACCTTGGTAAACTTACTGCTCAGGCTTTATAATGTGGAGCCTGGCAAAATTAGCTTTAATGGACTGGATATAAATAAGATTCCATTAAAAACACTTAGAGAAAATATAGGTTTTGTTTCCCAGGATGCTTTTTTATTTTCTACTTCAATTGCAGAAAATATAAATTTACCCTGCGAAGATTTCAATATGGACAAAATAGAAGAAGCTTCAAAAAATGCCGACATTTATGATGACATTATAGAATTCCCTGAAGGTTATAATCAGGTTGTTGGCGAAAGAGGCGTAACTTTATCAGGAGGGCAGAAGCAGCGTATTTCTATTGCAAGAGCACTTATTAAAGATCCTGAAATACTTATATTTGATGATTGTCTTTCTGCTGTTGATGCTAAAACTGAAGTCAAAATACTAGGAAACCTGAAAAGAATTATGAGTGAAAAAACTTCTTTGATAATTTCTCATAGAATTTCTGCAGTAAAGGACAGTAATTTAATAGCAGTACTGGACGAAGGTGAAATTAAAGAACTTGGAACCCATGAAGAATTATTGGATCTAAAGGGACTGTATTACGACATATATGAAAAACAGCTATTAGAAGAGAAAATAGCAGAAGAAGGTGATATAGTATGA
- a CDS encoding L,D-transpeptidase family protein: MNRKLVVFLCAILFLIPLYALGCNIKDVNKESKIITSDKGSNNSPVLDQNIINNTDTNNISNNSGIEEEKKIEIYKKGDKGDNIKTIQQKLNKFGYDLYCDGEFGEKTYYAVIDFQNRNRIMADGAVGDETLKKLELEPTSKTMYVKPSIDENAVPVSNMKSSLENFFNSKNFNSNTDYYIWVDINNQRVNIFAGYNKSWKLIKSVQCASGKESTPTVKGYFAVQGKGNMFRVDKNTICKYYTQFYGNYLFHSVLLDNNGNIKAGTLGTRLSHGCVRLSIQDAKYIYDYIPIGTAVWIN; encoded by the coding sequence TTGAATAGAAAATTAGTAGTTTTTTTATGTGCTATTTTATTTTTAATTCCTTTATATGCATTAGGCTGCAATATTAAGGATGTAAATAAGGAGAGCAAAATAATTACATCTGATAAAGGCAGTAATAATAGTCCAGTCTTGGATCAGAATATAATCAATAATACTGATACAAATAACATTAGCAATAATTCAGGTATTGAAGAAGAAAAGAAAATTGAAATTTATAAAAAAGGAGACAAAGGAGATAATATTAAAACAATACAGCAAAAACTGAATAAATTTGGCTATGATCTTTATTGTGATGGAGAATTTGGCGAAAAAACCTATTATGCAGTTATTGATTTTCAGAATAGAAATAGAATAATGGCAGATGGTGCAGTGGGAGATGAAACTTTAAAAAAATTAGAACTAGAACCTACTTCAAAAACTATGTACGTAAAGCCCAGCATAGACGAAAACGCAGTACCTGTATCAAATATGAAAAGCTCCCTGGAAAATTTTTTTAACAGTAAAAACTTTAACAGTAATACTGATTATTATATATGGGTTGATATAAACAATCAAAGGGTAAATATATTTGCTGGCTATAATAAAAGCTGGAAGCTTATAAAATCTGTACAGTGTGCATCAGGCAAAGAATCTACACCTACAGTAAAAGGGTATTTTGCTGTACAGGGAAAAGGAAATATGTTTAGAGTTGATAAAAATACAATCTGCAAATATTATACTCAATTTTATGGCAACTATTTGTTTCACAGTGTTTTATTAGACAATAATGGAAACATAAAGGCAGGAACACTTGGAACAAGACTTTCTCATGGATGTGTACGATTATCCATTCAGGACGCAAAATATATTTATGATTATATCCCAATTGGTACAGCAGTATGGATTAATTAA
- a CDS encoding N-acetylmuramoyl-L-alanine amidase, producing MKYGIDIGHNNQFDIGAFGYKNEDCLSKDVGEKVISKLTALGYITINCCPKSAVSLNDSLFQRVKTANENSVDVFVSIHFNAGGGTGTEAYAVSSAGAEIAEGVVREISSLGYNNRGVKDGSSLYVIRNTNAPAVLIECAFVDSKHDMNIFNSENIASAIVKGLTEQNLYHGNTLKSRTDAEKVSTKTKVAPSNNIIKVQNTLNRLQIRDSNGRSLIEDGILGINTMSALKLFQGIAGINKTEAADKSTLNAFHAILNKPLLEAGTYNPIPVRYLQWRIGVHIDGSFGSITTQGLYRFQRRNSLIMDGVAGPKTWKILIG from the coding sequence TTGAAATATGGGATAGATATTGGACATAATAATCAATTTGACATAGGTGCTTTTGGATATAAAAATGAGGACTGCCTTTCTAAGGATGTTGGTGAAAAAGTTATAAGCAAACTTACCGCTTTAGGGTATATAACAATAAACTGCTGTCCTAAAAGTGCAGTGAGTCTAAATGATTCACTTTTTCAAAGAGTTAAAACCGCTAATGAAAATAGTGTGGATGTATTTGTGTCAATTCACTTTAATGCCGGTGGAGGAACCGGTACAGAGGCTTATGCAGTTTCTTCAGCTGGAGCAGAAATTGCAGAAGGAGTTGTAAGAGAAATATCCTCTCTGGGATATAATAATAGGGGAGTTAAGGATGGCAGCAGCCTTTATGTCATCAGGAACACCAATGCCCCTGCTGTATTAATTGAATGTGCTTTTGTAGACTCAAAGCATGATATGAATATCTTTAATAGTGAAAATATTGCTTCTGCCATTGTAAAAGGACTCACTGAACAAAACTTATATCACGGTAATACTTTGAAATCAAGGACAGATGCAGAAAAAGTCAGCACAAAAACAAAGGTGGCACCCAGTAACAATATAATAAAGGTTCAGAACACTTTAAACAGATTACAAATAAGAGATTCTAATGGCAGAAGTTTAATAGAGGATGGAATTTTAGGCATAAATACAATGTCAGCATTAAAGCTTTTTCAAGGTATAGCCGGCATAAACAAAACTGAAGCAGCGGACAAATCAACATTAAATGCATTCCATGCAATTTTAAATAAACCACTATTAGAAGCAGGTACTTATAATCCAATACCAGTCAGGTATCTGCAGTGGAGAATTGGGGTTCACATTGATGGAAGCTTTGGAAGTATAACTACTCAAGGCTTATATAGATTTCAGAGAAGAAATTCTCTTATAATGGATGGAGTAGCAGGCCCAAAAACCTGGAAGATATTAATTGGATAA
- a CDS encoding bacteriohemerythrin yields MIAWKDDFLVGIDEIDKQHKKLFSIANEAYELLNNDFYVDKYDKIISIIEELKDYTVFHFTFEEEYMMKIKYKKFFPQKIQHESFIKKINEINLNDIDSNQDKALLELLDFIINWISNHILIMDKQIGK; encoded by the coding sequence ATGATTGCATGGAAAGATGATTTTTTAGTTGGTATAGATGAAATAGATAAACAGCATAAGAAACTATTTTCTATTGCCAATGAGGCCTATGAACTGTTAAATAACGACTTTTATGTAGACAAGTATGACAAAATAATTTCTATTATTGAGGAGCTAAAGGATTATACAGTATTTCATTTCACATTTGAAGAAGAATATATGATGAAGATAAAATACAAGAAATTCTTCCCACAGAAAATACAGCATGAAAGTTTTATAAAAAAGATTAATGAAATAAATTTAAATGATATTGATTCAAATCAAGACAAAGCATTATTAGAACTTTTGGACTTTATTATTAACTGGATAAGTAATCACATTTTAATTATGGACAAGCAAATAGGAAAATAA
- a CDS encoding Crp/Fnr family transcriptional regulator yields MSQCGKDCFKCTGKYCVSKVYIFSTLKPEAFQKISEIIVTKRYRKGQVIFFEGDVEDKLYIVNVGKIKIYKYNKDGREQILYILSEGQFIGDMSLLKKENFQFNAEALEDTLICTIAKDDFDKIITRNPEITLKILEVLHDRLISLEDLIQNLSTKDVEVRIASMLLNLAKDFGVESEHGIIINLPLNREEMANYVGVTRETMSRKLTSLQDENVIELVGNKKIIIKDKTYLKDINS; encoded by the coding sequence ATGTCACAATGTGGGAAAGACTGTTTTAAATGTACAGGAAAGTACTGCGTATCCAAGGTTTATATATTTTCAACATTAAAACCTGAGGCTTTTCAGAAGATATCAGAAATAATTGTTACAAAAAGATATAGAAAAGGGCAGGTTATATTTTTTGAAGGTGATGTTGAAGATAAACTATATATAGTGAATGTGGGAAAAATAAAAATTTACAAGTATAACAAAGATGGACGTGAACAGATTTTATATATATTATCCGAGGGTCAATTCATTGGAGATATGAGCTTATTAAAAAAGGAAAATTTTCAGTTTAATGCTGAAGCTCTTGAAGATACTTTGATATGTACTATTGCCAAGGATGATTTTGATAAAATAATTACCAGGAATCCTGAAATAACTTTAAAAATTCTCGAAGTTCTTCATGACAGGCTTATTAGTCTTGAGGATCTTATTCAAAATCTAAGTACAAAGGATGTAGAAGTTAGAATTGCTTCTATGCTTTTAAACCTTGCTAAAGATTTTGGAGTAGAAAGTGAACATGGAATAATTATTAATCTTCCTTTAAATAGAGAAGAGATGGCTAACTATGTAGGGGTCACCAGGGAAACTATGAGCAGGAAACTTACTTCCCTTCAGGATGAAAATGTAATTGAATTAGTAGGAAATAAGAAAATTATTATAAAAGATAAAACGTATTTAAAAGATATAAACAGTTAA
- a CDS encoding FprA family A-type flavoprotein, which translates to MNNKIEIAKNSFWVGKVDDRPVPFHRLILQRGTTYNSYLLETEKPTLIDTVDISFGVEFVKKLSEVFDLNTLRYIVVNHVEPDHSGALPALLNKAKNAVIVTTEKARKLLNGMYKLQGRDYHIIKDGETLDIGGKTLKFFETPYLHTEETMITYCVEDKILYPCDIFSTHIATQQLFNDLAPEDITEDFKVYYDLIMAPHRPYVRKMLDKIKDIEINTIAPSHGYILRDNAKKFIDLYDKMSLKDTSDKKALIIFSSMTGNTGKAANDIYKGLTDSGITATIVNVKSSSIDTVKEMVAESNMIIIGSSTKFGDMVGNIEDYIKEIVKMDLSDKYGFAFGSYGWSGESIELINDYLKRSNIKLLDSAKIINSTGTNSIRLPLRVNFYGEAEKTAAVNAGKIAAEFIS; encoded by the coding sequence ATGAATAATAAAATAGAAATTGCTAAGAATTCTTTCTGGGTTGGTAAAGTAGATGATAGGCCTGTCCCATTTCATAGATTAATATTACAAAGGGGAACAACCTATAATTCATATCTTTTAGAAACTGAAAAGCCTACATTAATCGATACTGTAGATATTTCTTTTGGAGTTGAATTTGTAAAAAAACTTTCAGAAGTATTTGACTTAAATACTTTACGATATATAGTAGTAAATCATGTAGAGCCTGACCATTCAGGTGCACTTCCTGCACTTTTAAATAAGGCAAAAAATGCTGTGATTGTTACTACTGAAAAAGCAAGAAAACTTCTTAATGGCATGTATAAACTTCAAGGAAGGGATTATCATATAATCAAAGATGGAGAAACTTTGGATATTGGCGGGAAGACTTTAAAATTCTTTGAAACTCCATATCTTCATACAGAGGAAACAATGATAACCTATTGTGTAGAAGATAAGATACTTTATCCCTGCGATATATTTAGTACTCATATAGCTACTCAGCAATTATTTAATGATCTTGCACCGGAGGATATAACTGAAGACTTCAAAGTTTACTATGATCTTATTATGGCACCTCACAGACCTTATGTAAGAAAAATGCTTGATAAGATAAAGGATATAGAAATAAATACTATAGCACCATCCCATGGATATATATTAAGAGACAATGCTAAAAAGTTCATTGATCTATATGATAAGATGAGTTTAAAAGATACTTCAGATAAAAAAGCCCTTATTATTTTCAGCTCCATGACTGGCAATACAGGAAAGGCAGCAAATGATATTTATAAAGGACTTACTGATTCAGGCATAACAGCTACAATTGTAAATGTAAAGAGTTCCTCCATTGATACTGTAAAAGAAATGGTGGCTGAAAGTAATATGATTATCATAGGAAGTTCCACTAAGTTTGGTGACATGGTAGGAAATATTGAAGATTATATAAAGGAAATAGTTAAAATGGATCTTTCAGATAAATATGGTTTTGCTTTTGGATCCTATGGCTGGAGCGGTGAATCCATAGAGTTAATAAATGATTACTTAAAAAGAAGTAATATAAAGCTTTTGGATTCTGCTAAAATCATTAATTCTACAGGTACAAATAGCATACGCCTTCCTCTTAGAGTTAACTTCTATGGAGAAGCAGAAAAAACTGCTGCAGTGAATGCAGGAAAAATAGCAGCAGAATTTATTTCCTAA
- a CDS encoding DUF438 domain-containing protein translates to MDEERINKLTTVLRKLNEGVTEESRKEALNIVADIDPVELSVAEQRLIEQGMNPQDLRNLCDIHMEVLSDELVKLKRKIEPGHMLDTLLIEHEKIKEFLTELESVNLQIQNLKNRNENTDLFIKLEHLANNILNAEKHHKREEDVLFPELEKRNITGPTRIMRMEHDDLRKRKRLLKETANNVEIMDFNEYKTKVDELSKYIVFHLRDHIYKENYILYPTAIDTLDDKELWAEMKSKCDKIGYCPFTPGK, encoded by the coding sequence ATTGATGAAGAAAGAATTAATAAGCTGACAACTGTTCTTAGGAAACTTAATGAAGGTGTAACGGAAGAATCAAGAAAAGAAGCTTTGAATATAGTAGCAGACATAGATCCCGTAGAATTATCTGTGGCAGAGCAGCGTCTAATTGAACAGGGTATGAATCCTCAGGATTTGAGAAACCTTTGTGACATCCATATGGAAGTTCTAAGTGATGAATTAGTAAAACTTAAAAGGAAGATTGAGCCTGGGCACATGCTGGATACTCTATTAATTGAACATGAGAAGATAAAAGAATTTTTAACTGAACTTGAATCAGTAAATCTTCAAATTCAAAATCTAAAAAACCGCAATGAAAACACTGACTTATTTATAAAATTAGAGCATTTGGCAAACAATATCTTAAATGCTGAAAAACATCATAAACGTGAAGAGGATGTGCTATTCCCAGAACTTGAAAAAAGAAACATCACTGGTCCTACACGAATCATGAGAATGGAACATGATGATTTAAGAAAAAGAAAGAGACTTCTTAAAGAAACAGCAAATAATGTTGAAATAATGGATTTCAATGAGTATAAAACAAAGGTAGATGAATTATCTAAGTATATCGTATTTCATCTCAGGGACCACATTTATAAAGAAAACTATATTTTATACCCTACAGCTATTGATACATTAGATGATAAAGAACTGTGGGCAGAGATGAAAAGTAAATGTGACAAAATAGGATATTGTCCTTTCACTCCCGGTAAATAG
- a CDS encoding tyrosine-type recombinase/integrase, with product MQTITDFAIKRNSRNRIGQNWNLAIESFINHCIAKNLKEVTVEWYKDNLENYFYRDFIVPQKISAPNQIANTDVELYAMMMRKKKLKVGTINVRLRALRTFINYLKEEEYIEQNVKVKLVKQDKPIIKTFSEEQMKRLIEKPKIDKNMSFATFRDYTLIAFLAGTGVRLGTLKEIKVRDVDFVTREIRLNHTKNRTEYVIPLSNSLAKILQEYLKIRGGEAEDYLFCNSYGEMIKDRTIQDRIKLYCYNCLGKEAEGLRCSPHDFRHFFAIQFIRNGGDILTLQKLLGHKTLEMTRRYVNLLNADVKKKFAEYSPLDSLATIKSIGRKAIKIKR from the coding sequence ATGCAGACAATAACAGATTTTGCAATAAAAAGGAATAGCCGTAATCGGATCGGGCAAAATTGGAATCTAGCAATAGAAAGTTTTATAAATCACTGCATTGCAAAAAATCTAAAAGAGGTAACCGTAGAATGGTATAAAGATAATTTAGAAAATTATTTTTACAGGGATTTTATAGTTCCACAAAAAATATCCGCCCCAAATCAAATTGCAAATACCGATGTTGAATTGTATGCAATGATGATGCGCAAGAAAAAATTGAAGGTCGGCACAATAAATGTTAGATTGAGGGCATTGAGAACATTTATCAATTACCTAAAGGAAGAAGAATATATAGAACAGAATGTTAAAGTAAAACTAGTAAAACAAGATAAGCCCATAATAAAAACTTTTTCAGAGGAACAAATGAAAAGGCTAATAGAAAAACCAAAAATTGATAAAAATATGAGCTTCGCAACATTTCGGGATTATACATTAATAGCATTTTTAGCAGGAACAGGAGTGCGACTCGGAACACTTAAAGAGATTAAAGTGAGAGACGTAGACTTTGTAACAAGAGAAATAAGACTTAACCATACAAAAAACAGAACAGAATATGTAATACCATTATCAAACAGCCTTGCAAAAATTCTTCAGGAATATTTAAAAATCAGAGGAGGTGAAGCCGAAGATTACTTATTTTGTAATAGTTATGGGGAAATGATTAAAGACAGAACCATACAAGATAGAATAAAATTGTACTGCTATAACTGTCTAGGAAAAGAGGCAGAGGGGCTACGTTGTAGTCCCCATGATTTTAGGCACTTTTTTGCTATACAGTTTATAAGAAATGGCGGGGATATACTTACGCTCCAAAAATTGCTCGGGCATAAAACCTTGGAAATGACTAGGCGGTATGTAAATCTACTTAATGCTGATGTTAAAAAGAAATTTGCAGAATATAGTCCGCTAGATTCTTTAGCTACAATAAAATCTATTGGAAGGAAGGCTATAAAAATAAAAAGATAA
- a CDS encoding sigma-70 family RNA polymerase sigma factor, with product MSDKEIWELILKHKALIYKKIYKYTKNFDEVDDIWQDVAISLFYSMRKVRNTYMPVKGHVINAVKRLNKNERRLAYVSEEVLVNLGGVTVC from the coding sequence ATGTCCGATAAAGAAATCTGGGAATTAATATTAAAGCACAAAGCGTTAATATATAAAAAAATATATAAATATACAAAAAATTTTGATGAGGTTGATGATATATGGCAGGATGTTGCAATAAGTCTTTTTTATAGTATGCGTAAAGTTAGGAATACTTATATGCCTGTTAAAGGTCACGTTATAAATGCCGTAAAGCGGCTGAACAAAAACGAACGCAGACTTGCTTATGTAAGTGAAGAGGTATTGGTTAATTTAGGCGGTGTTACTGTATGTTAG
- a CDS encoding sigma factor-like helix-turn-helix DNA-binding protein, with protein sequence MYFKYLNDFYEAAITENNPEIVLDKIDIEKAIKGLTTIETQVLYNLYVYGYNVRQTAKKLNRSIGTISKISNTALDKVVLYCLPT encoded by the coding sequence ATGTATTTTAAATATTTGAATGATTTTTATGAAGCTGCTATAACAGAAAATAATCCGGAAATCGTTTTGGATAAAATAGATATAGAAAAAGCTATAAAAGGTTTAACAACTATAGAAACACAGGTACTATACAACCTATATGTATATGGCTATAATGTTAGGCAAACAGCAAAAAAGTTAAATAGAAGCATTGGAACCATAAGCAAAATTAGTAATACAGCATTAGATAAGGTTGTTTTATACTGCCTTCCTACTTAA